The Bacteroidota bacterium DNA window AACTTCTGTGGTTGTTCACGGTGGGCTTGGCCTCCAGTCTTTGGGCTCAGGCGCCGGCTCAGGTCTCCGGTTGGGTTCAAGTGCGGCCGGATCTGGCCTGCGGAGGGCAGCCTTCGGAGGCCGCCCTGCGAGCCCTGGCCGCGGCCGGATATCGGACCATCATCGACAACCGCCTGCCCGGGGAGCTGCGGCCCTTTGATGAGGCGCAGCTGGTCGCAAGCCTTGGGCTTCGTTACGTTTCGATCCCGGTGGGTAGGCCGGAGTCGATCACCCCGGAGCTGGTGCGCGCTTTTGCTCGGGCCATAGAGGAAAGTCCCAAGCCGATTTACATGCATTGCGCTTCGGGTAACCGGTCCGCTCAGCTTTACTACGGATATCTGCGCCTGAAGGGCCATAGCCCCGAGCAAGCCAAAGCGGAGGCCAGGCGGGCCGGTCTGCGCGACACCACGGCGCTGCCGTATGTAGAGCGGGCCGTACAGTATTGGCTTAGGCAACCTAAACGAGGGGGGACTCCGTAGCGATGAGCTTGTGGTCTTTTTTTCGATCTTCTGCCCCTTATAAAGAGGTAAGCCCTCAGGAGGCGCACGAGCGCATGCAACGGGGCGCCGTGCTAGTGGACGTGCGCGAATCCGAGGAGCTGCGCGAGGAGGGGAGCGTGCCTGGGGCTGTGCACAACCCGCTGAGCGCTTTCGATCCCGAAAGGTTGCCGCGCGACCGAGAGGCCGAGGTGCTCTTTTTGTGCCGCTCCGGCAACCGTTCCGCGCTCGTTGCAGAGGCGGTCGCGCAGCAGCTGGGCTATCAGAACGTCTACAACGTCCGAGGTGGCATCCTCGCCTGGCGTCGGGCGGGCTTGCCACTGCGAAACGGTCAATAGAAAGGGAATGCCAATATGCCGCTACTACGCGATCAAGAACGCGAGTTGGTACGTCAGGAGCTAGCCGGGCTGCGCGATCCCGTAAGACTGGTCTACTTCACACAAGAGCTAGAGTGCCAGTATTGCCGCGAGACGCGGCAGCTGCTGGAAGAGGTGGCCGCGTTATCGGATGCGATCTCGCTTGAGGTCTACAATTTC harbors:
- a CDS encoding protein tyrosine phosphatase family protein, whose protein sequence is MRGQLLWLFTVGLASSLWAQAPAQVSGWVQVRPDLACGGQPSEAALRALAAAGYRTIIDNRLPGELRPFDEAQLVASLGLRYVSIPVGRPESITPELVRAFARAIEESPKPIYMHCASGNRSAQLYYGYLRLKGHSPEQAKAEARRAGLRDTTALPYVERAVQYWLRQPKRGGTP
- a CDS encoding rhodanese-like domain-containing protein, which encodes MSLWSFFRSSAPYKEVSPQEAHERMQRGAVLVDVRESEELREEGSVPGAVHNPLSAFDPERLPRDREAEVLFLCRSGNRSALVAEAVAQQLGYQNVYNVRGGILAWRRAGLPLRNGQ